From Streptomyces durmitorensis, a single genomic window includes:
- a CDS encoding ABC transporter ATP-binding protein, which produces MSAVVELAGVTKEYPGGVAALRGVDLRVEEGELLAIVGPSGSGKSTLLHIIGTLDRPSEGSVAIAGHDVATLADRSLSALRARHIGFVFQAFHLVPGISARDNVAEGLLYSGLSRGERRARAADALDRVGLADRMRHRPHELSGGQKQRVAIARAVVGAPDLLLADEPTGALDSASGEAVMELLHDLNAEGATIAVITHDVEIAERLPRQVRIRDGQVVADTRATVGQGVLAG; this is translated from the coding sequence ATGAGCGCCGTCGTGGAGTTGGCCGGGGTCACCAAGGAGTACCCGGGCGGAGTCGCCGCCCTGCGCGGCGTGGACCTGAGGGTGGAGGAGGGCGAACTCCTCGCCATCGTCGGCCCCTCCGGGTCCGGCAAGTCGACGCTGCTGCACATCATCGGCACCCTGGACCGACCGTCGGAGGGCTCGGTGGCGATCGCCGGACACGACGTCGCGACGCTCGCCGACCGCAGCCTCTCCGCGCTGCGCGCACGGCACATCGGCTTCGTGTTCCAGGCGTTCCACCTGGTGCCGGGGATCAGCGCGCGCGACAACGTGGCGGAGGGGCTCCTGTACTCGGGCCTCTCGCGCGGGGAACGCCGGGCGCGGGCCGCCGACGCCCTCGACCGGGTCGGCCTCGCGGACCGCATGAGGCACCGCCCGCACGAACTCTCCGGTGGCCAGAAGCAGCGCGTCGCCATCGCGCGCGCCGTGGTCGGGGCGCCGGACCTGCTCCTGGCCGACGAGCCGACCGGGGCGCTGGACTCGGCGTCCGGCGAGGCGGTGATGGAGCTGCTTCACGATCTCAACGCGGAGGGCGCGACCATCGCCGTCATCACGCACGACGTGGAGATCGCGGAGAGACTTCCGCGGCAGGTGCGGATCCGGGACGGGCAGGTGGTGGCGGATACCCGCGCCACTGTTGGCCAGGGGGTGCTCGCCGGATGA
- a CDS encoding alpha/beta fold hydrolase, with product MVRRIDVTGAGGVRLAAWEFADPPKSRETDGSPGGVLLLHGLMGRASHWAGTARWLAERHRAVALDQRAHGQSDKPPEGPFTRDAYVDDAEAALVQLGLAPAVLIGHSMGALTAWQLAAKRPDLVRALIITDMRASALGAASQREWEDWFRAWPVPFATLADVRKWFGEDDPWVERPNPSRGEFFAEVMTEGPDGWRPVFDRDQMLKSRETWVYDAHWEDLTQVRCPALVVRGLDGELGRAESQEMVRVLPRGAYAEVADAGHLVHYDQPEAWREAIQPFLDGVLTG from the coding sequence ATGGTGCGGCGCATTGACGTGACGGGCGCGGGTGGCGTACGCCTTGCCGCCTGGGAGTTCGCCGATCCTCCCAAGTCCAGGGAGACCGACGGATCGCCCGGAGGCGTCCTGTTACTGCACGGCCTGATGGGCCGTGCATCGCACTGGGCGGGCACCGCCCGCTGGCTCGCCGAGCGGCATCGCGCGGTCGCACTCGACCAGCGCGCGCACGGGCAGAGCGACAAGCCCCCCGAGGGCCCCTTCACCCGCGACGCCTACGTGGACGACGCCGAGGCCGCGCTCGTCCAGCTCGGCCTCGCCCCCGCCGTTCTCATCGGCCACTCCATGGGCGCGCTCACCGCCTGGCAGCTCGCCGCGAAGCGCCCCGATCTCGTCCGCGCCCTGATCATCACCGACATGCGGGCCTCCGCACTCGGTGCCGCGTCGCAGCGCGAGTGGGAGGACTGGTTCAGGGCCTGGCCCGTGCCCTTCGCCACGCTCGCCGACGTACGCAAGTGGTTCGGCGAGGACGATCCCTGGGTCGAGCGGCCCAACCCATCGCGCGGCGAGTTCTTCGCCGAGGTGATGACCGAGGGCCCGGACGGCTGGCGCCCCGTCTTCGACCGCGACCAGATGCTGAAGTCCCGCGAGACGTGGGTGTACGACGCGCACTGGGAGGACCTGACCCAGGTCCGGTGCCCCGCCCTGGTCGTCCGCGGCCTGGACGGCGAGCTGGGCCGTGCCGAGTCCCAGGAAATGGTCCGCGTGCTGCCCCGCGGGGCCTATGCGGAAGTGGCCGACGCGGGCCACCTGGTGCACTACGACCAGCCGGAGGCCTGGCGCGAGGCGATCCAGCCGTTCCTGGACGGGGTCCTGACGGGGTAG
- the pdxH gene encoding pyridoxamine 5'-phosphate oxidase: protein MTDRAAASAADAAGSSSAASSVSDPAAIRAHYGLDGLVETELPATPVELFALWFTQALAAAEAGLLHEPNAMVVSTVDTAGRPSSRTVLLKGFDERGFVFFTNYESRKARELAENPNIALLFPWHPMARQVIVTGTARRVAREETVAYFRTRPHGSQLGAWASAQSSVIATRDELDRGYADLEARYPEGEQVPAPPHWGGFRVEPQSVEFWQGRANRLHDRLRYVPAERDGWTVERLSP from the coding sequence GTGACCGATCGAGCCGCCGCCTCCGCAGCAGACGCCGCAGGATCCTCGTCCGCTGCCTCCTCCGTGTCCGATCCCGCCGCCATACGGGCCCATTACGGCCTGGACGGACTCGTCGAGACGGAGCTGCCCGCCACGCCCGTCGAGCTCTTCGCCCTCTGGTTCACGCAGGCGCTCGCCGCGGCCGAAGCGGGCCTGCTCCACGAGCCGAACGCCATGGTCGTCTCGACGGTGGACACCGCAGGCCGCCCCAGCTCGCGCACGGTCCTGCTGAAGGGCTTCGACGAGCGCGGCTTCGTCTTCTTCACCAACTACGAGTCCCGCAAGGCCCGCGAACTGGCCGAGAATCCGAACATCGCGCTGCTCTTCCCCTGGCACCCGATGGCCCGCCAGGTCATCGTCACGGGCACGGCGCGGCGTGTCGCCCGCGAGGAGACGGTGGCGTACTTCCGCACCCGCCCGCACGGCTCGCAGCTAGGCGCCTGGGCCAGCGCCCAGTCCTCGGTCATCGCCACGCGCGATGAACTGGACCGCGGTTACGCCGACTTGGAGGCGCGCTACCCGGAGGGCGAGCAGGTGCCCGCGCCTCCGCACTGGGGCGGCTTCCGCGTGGAGCCGCAGAGCGTCGAGTTCTGGCAGGGCAGGGCGAACCGCCTGCACGACCGCCTGCGGTACGTACCCGCCGAGCGGGACGGCTGGACCGTGGAGCGCCTCAGTCCGTGA
- a CDS encoding SIS domain-containing protein, with product MGSKSESKLAGQYIDAAIGLLGRVRDEEGGNVEAAGTLLADAVEAGGRLFAFGAGHSSLAAQDVVYRAGGLALMNLLAVPGVVGIDVMPATLGSALERVDGLAGAVLDSSPARPGDALVIISLSGRNSLPVEMAMNARALGLKVIGVTSVAYATETKSRHVSGTFLKDHCDVVIDSKIALGDAELSLDSVGAPFGPASSVVANTIMQAMTATAVELLAARGVEPPVLRSGNVDGGHDWNGKVFEEYGDRIFYRR from the coding sequence ATGGGCTCGAAGAGCGAGAGCAAGCTGGCCGGTCAGTACATCGACGCCGCGATCGGCCTGCTCGGCCGTGTGCGCGACGAGGAGGGCGGGAACGTAGAGGCGGCCGGCACGCTCCTCGCCGACGCGGTCGAGGCGGGCGGCAGGCTCTTCGCCTTCGGCGCCGGGCACTCCTCGCTGGCCGCGCAGGACGTCGTCTACCGCGCGGGCGGCCTCGCCCTGATGAACCTCCTGGCCGTCCCCGGGGTCGTCGGCATCGACGTCATGCCCGCCACGCTCGGCTCGGCCCTGGAGCGGGTGGACGGGCTCGCGGGCGCCGTCCTGGACTCCTCGCCGGCCCGCCCCGGCGACGCACTCGTGATCATCTCGCTCTCCGGGCGGAACTCGCTGCCCGTGGAGATGGCGATGAACGCCCGCGCGCTCGGCCTGAAGGTCATCGGCGTGACGTCGGTGGCGTACGCGACGGAGACGAAGTCGCGGCACGTGTCCGGTACCTTCCTGAAGGACCACTGCGACGTCGTGATCGACTCCAAGATCGCCCTCGGCGACGCGGAGCTCAGCCTCGACTCGGTCGGCGCGCCCTTCGGTCCCGCCTCCAGCGTGGTCGCGAACACGATCATGCAGGCGATGACGGCGACCGCCGTCGAGCTGCTGGCCGCGCGGGGCGTCGAGCCGCCGGTCCTGCGGTCCGGGAACGTGGACGGCGGGCATGACTGGAACGGCAAGGTCTTCGAGGAGTACGGAGACCGGATCTTCTACCGCCGCTGA
- a CDS encoding metal-dependent transcriptional regulator — protein sequence MSGLIDTTEMYLRTILELEEEGVVPMRARIAERLDQSGPTVSQTVARMERDGLVAVASDRHLELTEEGRRLATRVMRKHRLAECLLVDVIGLEWEQVHAEACRWEHVMSEAVERRVLELLRHPTESPYGNPIPGLEELGEKDSADPFLDEGMVSLVDLDPGAEGKTVVVRRIGEPIQTDAQLMYTLRRAGVQPGSVVSVTESAGGVLVGSSGEAAELDAEVASHVFVAKR from the coding sequence ATGTCGGGGCTTATTGACACCACTGAGATGTATTTGCGCACCATCCTCGAGCTGGAGGAGGAAGGTGTGGTCCCCATGCGCGCCCGGATCGCCGAGCGTCTCGACCAGAGCGGGCCGACGGTGAGCCAGACGGTCGCGCGCATGGAGCGCGACGGCCTGGTGGCGGTCGCCAGCGACCGGCACCTGGAGCTGACCGAGGAGGGCCGCAGGCTCGCCACCCGCGTGATGCGCAAGCACCGCCTGGCGGAGTGCCTCCTCGTCGACGTGATCGGCCTGGAGTGGGAGCAGGTCCACGCGGAGGCGTGTCGCTGGGAACACGTGATGAGCGAGGCCGTGGAGCGCCGCGTCCTTGAGCTCCTGCGCCACCCCACCGAGTCTCCGTACGGCAACCCGATCCCGGGCCTGGAGGAGCTGGGCGAGAAGGACAGCGCCGATCCGTTCCTGGACGAGGGCATGGTCTCCCTGGTCGACCTCGACCCGGGCGCGGAGGGCAAGACCGTCGTGGTGCGCCGCATCGGCGAGCCGATCCAGACGGACGCGCAGCTGATGTACACGCTGCGGCGCGCGGGCGTGCAGCCCGGCTCCGTGGTGAGCGTGACGGAGTCCGCGGGCGGGGTGCTCGTGGGCAGCAGCGGTGAGGCCGCGGAGCTGGACGCGGAGGTCGCTTCGCACGTCTTCGTCGCCAAGCGCTGA
- a CDS encoding sensor histidine kinase, with amino-acid sequence MLVLAGALLTGLVYFLVRQGLYSSISTAVTTAVPGRKLSPPWVMPTPAASASPVGATPLENFSADDVTQGLAVTKISDVAEQAALSRLLTVSVIVLFVYAALSILLAWWMAGRVLHPVAVITGTARRLSGENLHERIALDAPPGELKQLADTFDEMLGRIEQLVSAQQRFAANAAHELRTPLAVQRAAAEIGLAGEPDARQVARIRTKLISVADDSEHLIEGLLLLATSERGLERRETVALDVIADAVTEGLVGQAAERDVTLSLHAEPLTVYGDGVLLDRLVHNLVANAVHYNVKGGRVEVRTGPEGIEVTNTGPAVPPDTVPHLFEPFRRLRERTHARGEGAGLGLSIVEAIARAHGAQATAEANARGGGLTVRVRFPTGSQEPQRR; translated from the coding sequence ATGCTCGTCCTGGCGGGAGCGCTGCTCACCGGCCTGGTCTACTTCCTCGTACGGCAGGGTCTGTACTCCTCGATCAGTACCGCCGTCACCACCGCCGTCCCCGGCCGGAAGCTGAGTCCGCCCTGGGTGATGCCCACCCCGGCCGCGTCCGCGTCGCCGGTCGGGGCGACGCCTCTGGAGAACTTCTCGGCCGACGACGTCACGCAGGGCCTCGCCGTCACGAAGATCAGTGATGTGGCCGAGCAGGCGGCCCTGAGCCGGCTCCTGACCGTCTCCGTCATCGTGCTGTTCGTGTACGCGGCGCTGTCCATCCTGCTCGCCTGGTGGATGGCGGGCCGCGTCCTGCACCCCGTGGCCGTGATCACCGGCACCGCGCGACGGCTGTCCGGCGAGAACCTGCACGAGCGGATCGCGCTCGACGCCCCGCCCGGCGAGCTGAAGCAGCTGGCCGACACGTTCGACGAGATGCTCGGGCGGATAGAGCAACTGGTCAGCGCGCAGCAGCGGTTCGCCGCCAATGCCGCGCACGAGCTGCGCACCCCGCTGGCCGTGCAGCGGGCCGCCGCCGAGATCGGTCTCGCGGGTGAGCCCGACGCGCGTCAGGTGGCCCGGATCCGTACGAAGCTCATCTCCGTCGCCGACGACAGCGAGCACCTGATCGAGGGGCTGCTGCTCCTTGCCACCTCGGAGCGGGGGCTTGAGCGCAGGGAGACCGTCGCGCTCGACGTCATCGCCGACGCGGTGACGGAGGGGCTCGTGGGACAGGCGGCCGAGCGGGACGTCACGCTCTCCCTGCACGCCGAGCCGCTGACCGTGTACGGCGACGGGGTGCTCCTGGACCGCCTCGTGCACAACCTGGTGGCGAACGCCGTGCACTACAACGTCAAGGGCGGCCGGGTCGAGGTGCGCACGGGCCCCGAGGGCATCGAGGTCACCAACACCGGACCCGCCGTCCCGCCGGACACCGTCCCGCACCTCTTCGAGCCCTTCCGGCGCCTGCGGGAACGTACGCATGCGAGGGGCGAGGGTGCGGGCCTTGGCCTGTCCATCGTCGAGGCGATCGCCCGCGCGCACGGGGCGCAGGCGACCGCGGAGGCGAACGCGCGGGGAGGGGGGCTCACCGTGCGGGTGCGCTTTCCCACGGGCTCGCAGGAGCCTCAGCGGCGGTAG
- a CDS encoding peptidoglycan-binding protein, whose translation MRRRTAVVATVVALLAITGGGVAVTALADNGKNTSTQQDTGLPPATAAVERGDLSSGTQSDGTLGYAKERKVNAGTTGTLTWSTGNGSTIERDGRLYEVNGVPVRLMYGTEPMYRTLKTGDEGNDVRQLEENLQALGYGAGLAVDDAYTAGTAAAVKQWQKAHDQKQTGRVGPEQIAFSPGGVRVKSTESAVGDQVAPGKPVLSTTGSERVVRFQLDVAEGKLAKVGTKVTVDLPDGSTAKGEVASVGKTAKPGDDPADKTPKIPVTVSFDDPGKVDGFDQSPVTVNLTGETRKDVLSVPVNALLALPGGGYGVQVVEHGRARQVKVELGMFGQGRVEVTGGGLRDGMKVGVPKI comes from the coding sequence GTGAGGCGCCGCACCGCCGTCGTCGCCACCGTCGTGGCCCTGCTCGCCATCACCGGCGGAGGCGTCGCCGTCACCGCGCTCGCCGACAACGGCAAGAACACGTCCACCCAGCAGGACACCGGACTCCCGCCCGCCACCGCCGCCGTCGAGCGCGGCGACCTCAGCAGCGGCACCCAGAGCGACGGCACCCTCGGCTACGCCAAGGAACGCAAGGTCAACGCGGGCACCACCGGCACCCTCACCTGGTCCACGGGCAACGGCTCGACGATCGAGCGCGACGGGCGCCTGTACGAGGTCAACGGCGTCCCGGTGCGCCTCATGTACGGCACCGAACCCATGTACCGCACGCTGAAGACCGGCGACGAGGGCAACGACGTACGGCAGCTGGAGGAGAACCTCCAGGCGCTCGGGTACGGCGCCGGGCTCGCCGTCGACGACGCGTACACGGCGGGTACGGCCGCCGCGGTCAAGCAGTGGCAGAAGGCGCACGACCAGAAGCAGACCGGGCGCGTGGGCCCCGAGCAGATCGCCTTCTCGCCGGGCGGCGTCCGCGTGAAGTCCACCGAGTCGGCCGTCGGCGACCAGGTCGCCCCGGGCAAGCCGGTGCTCAGCACGACGGGCTCCGAGCGCGTCGTACGTTTCCAGCTCGACGTCGCCGAGGGGAAGCTCGCCAAGGTGGGCACCAAGGTCACCGTGGACCTGCCGGACGGCTCGACCGCCAAGGGCGAGGTCGCGTCCGTCGGCAAGACCGCCAAGCCGGGCGACGACCCGGCCGACAAGACCCCCAAGATCCCGGTGACGGTCTCCTTCGACGACCCCGGCAAGGTCGACGGCTTCGACCAGTCCCCGGTGACGGTCAACCTCACCGGAGAGACCCGCAAGGACGTCCTCTCCGTCCCCGTCAACGCCCTCCTCGCCCTGCCCGGCGGCGGCTACGGCGTCCAGGTCGTCGAGCACGGCCGCGCCCGCCAGGTGAAGGTCGAACTCGGCATGTTCGGACAGGGACGCGTCGAGGTGACGGGCGGCGGCCTGCGGGACGGAATGAAGGTCGGGGTGCCCAAGATATGA
- a CDS encoding PAS domain-containing protein → MSASRRSGTTDELGPEEPEPGGAELLAALLDGMDAALCAFDADGVVTHWNREAERILGWSAAEAVGRQGFAGWAVRTADAEEVEARLLSAMEAHGRQVHEFALLTKDGGRVLVRTQSAAVRGGDGKPAGVYCAFSEVHAQIDLERSIALSEALFENASWGVVLVDADLRPAVANEHAARALGMGRTALLGRPLGELLGQGVEELESALSHVLAEGAPPAPAEMWVSVRATESGEPERRCWRSGFLRLASPLAEEPVPLGVGWLFTDVTEAKQTEQDAAQLRFRSQQLHRAARAAGECEDPTEAATVQLDFALAGFADHALIDLVAGDGEPVRLVRVAATPAGAPGPCLPVAKAGLPVRYLEGHPAPQCVDRVGSVRASAGTAPPERAREWAAARQWPEDSVHALCTVLRSRGRTLGVVTFLRGASRTQFERADATYAESVSARVAASLDLAGVLDAG, encoded by the coding sequence GTGAGTGCTTCCCGGCGTAGCGGAACCACCGACGAGCTGGGGCCTGAAGAACCCGAGCCCGGTGGCGCCGAATTGCTCGCGGCATTGCTGGACGGGATGGACGCCGCCCTGTGCGCGTTCGACGCCGACGGGGTGGTGACGCACTGGAATCGTGAGGCCGAGCGGATTCTCGGGTGGTCGGCGGCCGAGGCCGTCGGGCGGCAGGGGTTCGCGGGCTGGGCGGTGCGGACCGCCGACGCCGAGGAGGTCGAGGCGCGGCTTCTGTCGGCCATGGAGGCGCACGGGCGTCAGGTGCACGAGTTCGCGCTCCTGACGAAGGACGGCGGGCGGGTGCTCGTGCGGACCCAGTCCGCCGCCGTGCGAGGGGGGGACGGGAAGCCGGCCGGTGTGTACTGCGCGTTCAGCGAGGTCCATGCGCAGATCGACCTGGAGCGGTCCATCGCGCTGAGCGAGGCGCTGTTCGAGAACGCGTCGTGGGGTGTGGTGCTCGTCGACGCCGATCTGCGTCCCGCCGTGGCGAACGAACACGCGGCGCGTGCCCTGGGGATGGGGCGTACGGCCTTGCTGGGGCGCCCCCTTGGGGAGTTGCTCGGGCAGGGTGTGGAGGAGCTGGAGAGCGCGCTGAGCCATGTGCTCGCCGAAGGGGCGCCGCCCGCGCCTGCCGAGATGTGGGTGTCCGTGCGGGCCACGGAGAGCGGTGAGCCGGAGCGGCGGTGCTGGCGCAGCGGCTTCTTGCGGCTCGCGTCGCCGCTCGCGGAGGAGCCGGTGCCGCTGGGCGTCGGCTGGCTCTTCACGGACGTGACGGAGGCCAAGCAGACCGAGCAGGACGCGGCGCAACTGCGCTTCCGCTCGCAGCAGTTGCACCGGGCCGCGCGGGCCGCGGGCGAGTGCGAGGATCCTACGGAGGCGGCGACGGTCCAGCTGGACTTCGCGCTTGCCGGGTTCGCCGACCACGCGTTGATCGACCTGGTGGCGGGTGACGGGGAGCCGGTGCGGCTCGTGCGCGTCGCCGCGACGCCTGCGGGCGCTCCGGGTCCGTGTCTGCCGGTGGCCAAGGCGGGCCTTCCCGTGCGCTATCTGGAGGGCCACCCGGCCCCGCAGTGCGTGGACCGGGTGGGTTCCGTACGGGCCAGCGCCGGCACCGCGCCGCCCGAGCGGGCCCGGGAGTGGGCGGCGGCCAGGCAGTGGCCGGAGGACTCCGTCCACGCCCTGTGCACGGTGCTGCGCAGCCGGGGGCGGACGCTGGGCGTGGTGACGTTCCTACGGGGCGCGAGCCGCACCCAGTTCGAACGGGCGGACGCGACGTACGCGGAGAGCGTCTCGGCGAGGGTTGCGGCCTCGCTTGACCTGGCGGGGGTGCTGGACGCGGGCTGA
- a CDS encoding response regulator transcription factor encodes MRVLLVEDEEFLAEMIADGLRRDALAVDVAADGLTALRKLQLGEYDVVILDRDLPGLHGDEVCRRVVAQRLLTRVLMLTASATIRDRVAGLGLGADDYLTKPFAYDELLARVLALGRRTRPALPPVIERAGLVLDTARRQASRDGRHLSLSRKEFAVLEALLRAEGAVVSGDDLIEQVWEEDTSYRTNAVRVTLSKLRTKLGDPPVVETVPGAGYRITGWSA; translated from the coding sequence ATGCGCGTACTGCTGGTGGAGGACGAGGAATTCCTGGCCGAGATGATCGCCGACGGGCTGCGCCGCGACGCGCTCGCGGTCGACGTCGCGGCCGACGGCCTGACGGCGCTGCGCAAACTCCAGCTCGGCGAGTACGACGTCGTCATCCTGGACCGGGACCTGCCGGGCCTGCACGGCGACGAGGTGTGCCGCAGGGTGGTGGCGCAGCGGCTGCTCACGCGCGTCCTGATGCTGACGGCGTCGGCCACGATCAGGGACCGGGTCGCGGGCCTGGGCCTGGGCGCCGACGACTACCTGACCAAGCCCTTCGCGTACGACGAGCTCCTCGCCCGCGTCCTGGCCCTCGGCCGCCGCACGCGCCCCGCGCTGCCGCCCGTCATCGAACGCGCGGGCCTCGTCCTGGACACGGCCCGCCGCCAGGCGAGCCGCGACGGCCGCCATCTGTCGCTCTCCCGCAAGGAGTTCGCGGTCCTTGAGGCGCTGCTGCGGGCGGAGGGCGCGGTGGTCAGCGGCGACGACCTGATCGAACAGGTCTGGGAGGAGGACACCAGCTACCGCACGAACGCGGTCCGCGTCACCCTCTCCAAGCTCCGCACCAAGCTGGGCGATCCCCCGGTGGTGGAGACGGTCCCGGGCGCGGGCTACCGGATCACGGGCTGGTCGGCGTGA
- a CDS encoding ABC transporter permease gives MIRTKKVGNPRLKAARLGPRDVLHVGSAGLRSRPVRVVLSALGIAIGIATMIAVVGISSSSKAQLMRELDDLGTNMLVAAPGEPLFSGEKVVLPRDAAGRVSRVKGVRDVGATGDLERTVRRSEKIPEDETGGIAVKAATEGLLKVLRGEMGHGTWFNAANSRYPSIVLGHVAADRLGITEPGQQVWVDDRYFTVVGILDPLPLSPDVERSALVGWEAAKSELGFDGRPTSVYERSTDASVHEVRSLLAASIDPENPRNVQVTDPSSALKAKAATEGAFSTLLLGLGGIALLVGGVGVANTMIISVLERRYEIGLRRSMGATKGQIRIQFVTESLMLSGLGGLAGIALGAAATGAYAVSGGLPWVVPLWAVSGGFGATLVIGTVAGLYPAVRAARLSPTLALHAA, from the coding sequence ATGATCCGTACGAAGAAGGTCGGCAACCCGCGCCTGAAGGCGGCGCGGCTCGGGCCGCGGGACGTCCTGCACGTCGGCTCGGCGGGCCTGCGCAGCCGCCCCGTGCGGGTCGTGCTGTCGGCACTCGGGATCGCCATCGGGATCGCCACGATGATCGCGGTGGTGGGCATCTCGTCGTCGAGCAAGGCCCAACTGATGCGTGAGTTGGACGACTTGGGCACGAACATGCTGGTGGCCGCGCCGGGGGAGCCCCTGTTCTCCGGCGAGAAGGTGGTGCTCCCGCGTGACGCGGCAGGGCGGGTCTCCCGGGTGAAGGGCGTACGGGACGTCGGCGCGACCGGCGACCTCGAACGCACCGTGCGGCGCAGCGAGAAGATCCCCGAGGACGAGACCGGCGGCATCGCCGTCAAGGCGGCGACCGAGGGCCTGCTGAAGGTGCTGCGCGGCGAGATGGGGCACGGCACGTGGTTCAACGCGGCCAACAGCCGCTACCCCTCGATCGTCCTCGGCCATGTCGCGGCCGACCGCCTCGGCATCACGGAGCCGGGCCAGCAGGTGTGGGTGGACGACCGTTACTTCACGGTCGTCGGCATCCTCGACCCGCTGCCGCTCTCGCCCGACGTGGAGCGCTCGGCCCTCGTGGGCTGGGAGGCGGCCAAGAGCGAGCTCGGCTTCGACGGGCGTCCCACGTCGGTGTACGAACGCTCCACCGACGCCTCGGTGCACGAGGTCCGGAGCCTGCTCGCCGCCTCGATCGACCCGGAGAACCCGCGCAACGTCCAGGTGACGGACCCGTCGTCGGCGCTCAAGGCGAAGGCGGCGACGGAGGGAGCGTTCTCGACGCTGCTCCTTGGGCTGGGCGGAATCGCCCTGCTGGTGGGGGGCGTGGGGGTGGCCAACACCATGATCATCTCAGTCCTGGAGCGCCGGTACGAGATCGGCCTGCGCCGCTCGATGGGCGCGACGAAGGGGCAGATCCGGATCCAGTTCGTGACGGAGTCCCTGATGCTGTCCGGCCTCGGCGGCCTTGCGGGAATCGCCCTGGGCGCGGCGGCGACGGGCGCGTACGCGGTGTCGGGCGGGCTCCCCTGGGTGGTCCCCCTGTGGGCGGTGAGCGGGGGCTTCGGGGCGACGCTGGTGATCGGTACGGTGGCCGGCCTGTACCCGGCGGTCCGTGCGGCCCGCCTTTCGCCGACGCTGGCGTTGCACGCGGCCTAG